Proteins from a genomic interval of Chanodichthys erythropterus isolate Z2021 chromosome 8, ASM2448905v1, whole genome shotgun sequence:
- the LOC137024711 gene encoding ras-related protein Rab-19-like, giving the protein MDPQEDSFDFLFKIILIGDSNVGKTCLVQSFKTGQFSERQQNTIGVDFTVRTLNIEGRRVKMQVWDTAGQERFRTITQSYYRSAHGAMIAYDISRRATFDSVQRWTHELQQYGAANVLTALIGNKRDLEAEREVRFEEACKLAEAKGMLAAVETSARDAWSVEEAFVMMARQLLLQNGMSVKQDDSEAAAHVLLRTNSHTVSLSSPSSAHDSKKPCEC; this is encoded by the exons ATGGATCCTCAGGAGGACTCCTTCGACTTCCTCTTCAAGATCATCCTCATTGGAGACTCCAACGTGGGCAAGACCTGCCTGGTGCAGAGCTTCAAGACGGGCCAGTTCTCCGAGAGGCAGCAGAACACCATCGGGGTCGACTTCACCGTCCGCACGCTCAACATCGAGGGCAGGAGAGtaaag atgcAGGTGTGGGACACAGCCGGGCAGGAGCGCTTCCGCACCATCACGCAGAGCTACTACCGCAGCGCACACGGGGCCATGATCGCCTATGACATCAGCCGCAGGGCCACCTTCGACTCGGTGCAGCGCTGGACCCACGAGCTGCAGCAGTACGGAGCCGCCAACGTGCTCACGGCGCTGATAG GTAACAAGCGTGACCTGGAGGCCGAGCGCGAGGTCCGCTTCGAGGAGGCCTGTAAGCTAGCGGAGGCTAAGGGCATGCTAGCAGCGGTGGAGACCTCGGCCAGAGACGCGTGGAGCGTGGAGGAGGCCTTCGTCATGATGGCGCgtcagctgctgctccagaacgGCATGAGCGTGAAGCAGGACGACAGCGAGGCGGCCGCACACGTCCTGCTGCGGACCAACTCGCACACCGTCAGTCTGTCGTCGCCATCATCCGCGCACGACTCGAAGAAGCCCTGCGAGTGctga